In one window of Arachis ipaensis cultivar K30076 chromosome B06, Araip1.1, whole genome shotgun sequence DNA:
- the LOC110263850 gene encoding uncharacterized protein LOC110263850, protein MAQEDIVERFKKSEPSMVQVNFTQSQPSTQTNFDSAYARTTPPTPNRGTYGRRGRGGRTNRGGRGSWNSNRPQCQICGKLGHIASYCYFRFDQQFQHAQQNSPNSSMHNALPPPPSFHNPKAMLATPATIADPFWYAYSGASHQCTPDPSNLQQAQEYYGQDQVYIGNGSGIKIQHIGNSYLHHKPTDKRYYLYDLLHVPSIAHNLVSVSKFARDNNVYFSFWPDVCFVKSQATKEVLL, encoded by the coding sequence ATGGCTCAAGAAGATATTGTGGAGAGGTTCAAGAAATCAGAACCCTCAATGGTACAGGTCAATTTTACTCAATCCCAACCTTCTACTCAGACTAATTTTGATTCTGCCTATGCAAGAACCACACCGCCTACACCTAATAGAGGCACTTATGGTCGAAGAGGGCGTGGAGGAAGAACAAATCGTGGAGGAAGAGGTTCTTGGAACTCAAATCGGCCACAATGTCAAATTTGTGGCAAGTTGGGGCATATTGCTAGTTACTGTTATTTTAGATTTGACCAACAATTTCAAcatgcacaacaaaattcacCCAACTCTTCGATGCACAATGCACTCCCTCCACCTCCTTCATTCCATAATCCCAAAGCAATGCTTGCTACACCTGCTACAATTGCTGATCCATTTTGGTATGCTTATTCTGGAGCTTCTCATCAATGTACTCCTGATCCGTCAAACCTACAACAAGCACAAGAATATTATGGACAAGATCAAGTTTATATTGGTAATGGTTCAGGTATTAAAATTCAGCATATTGGTAATTCATATTTGCATCATAAACCAACAgataaaagatattatttgtatGATTTACTGCATGTTCCCTCAATTGCACATAACCTTGTTAGTGTATCCAAATTTGCTAGAGATAACAATGTGTATTTTTCGTTTTGGCCTGATGTTTGTTTTGTGAAATCTCAGGCTACCAAAGAAGTGCTTCTCTAA